The following are encoded in a window of Hemicordylus capensis ecotype Gifberg chromosome 12, rHemCap1.1.pri, whole genome shotgun sequence genomic DNA:
- the MYL10 gene encoding myosin regulatory light chain 10 isoform X2: MAPKMARHKKEGGGSNVFSMFDQSQIQEFKEAFTIMDQNRDGFIDKADLRDTFAALGRMNVKNEELEEMIKEAPGAINFTVFLTMFGEKLKGTDPEEIILNAFRVFDREGKGYVKADYMKEMLMTQADRFTPEEVKQTFTAFPPDPSGNLDYKNLVYVITHGEEKD; the protein is encoded by the exons ATG GCTCCCAAAATGGCAAGGCACAAGAAAGAAGGAGGCGGCTCCAACGTGTTCTCCATGTTTGACCAAAGCCAGATCCAAGAATTTAAAGAG GCATTTACAATCATGGATCAGAACAGAGATGGCTTCATTGACAAGGCGGACCTGAGAGACACCTTTGCTGCACTAG GTCGCATGAATGTCAAGAATGAAGAGTTAGAAGAGATGATAAAGGAAGCCCCGGGCGCCATCAACTTCACTGTCTTCCTTACTATGTTTGGGGAGAAGTTGAAAG GCACAGATCCAGAAGAGATCATTCTGAATGCTTTCAGGGTGTTTGACCGAGAAGGAAAAGGTTATGTTAAAGCAGACTA CATGAAAGAAATGCTCATGACGCAGGCAGACCGGTTCACTCCAGAAGAG GTCAAGCAGACATTTACGGCTTTCCCTCCAGAtccctcaggtaacctggactaCAAGAACCTTGTTTATGTCATTACACATGGGGAAGAGAAGGACTAA
- the MYL10 gene encoding myosin regulatory light chain 10 isoform X1 — MRFAASFKALGRDLQAPKMARHKKEGGGSNVFSMFDQSQIQEFKEAFTIMDQNRDGFIDKADLRDTFAALGRMNVKNEELEEMIKEAPGAINFTVFLTMFGEKLKGTDPEEIILNAFRVFDREGKGYVKADYMKEMLMTQADRFTPEEVKQTFTAFPPDPSGNLDYKNLVYVITHGEEKD; from the exons GCTCCCAAAATGGCAAGGCACAAGAAAGAAGGAGGCGGCTCCAACGTGTTCTCCATGTTTGACCAAAGCCAGATCCAAGAATTTAAAGAG GCATTTACAATCATGGATCAGAACAGAGATGGCTTCATTGACAAGGCGGACCTGAGAGACACCTTTGCTGCACTAG GTCGCATGAATGTCAAGAATGAAGAGTTAGAAGAGATGATAAAGGAAGCCCCGGGCGCCATCAACTTCACTGTCTTCCTTACTATGTTTGGGGAGAAGTTGAAAG GCACAGATCCAGAAGAGATCATTCTGAATGCTTTCAGGGTGTTTGACCGAGAAGGAAAAGGTTATGTTAAAGCAGACTA CATGAAAGAAATGCTCATGACGCAGGCAGACCGGTTCACTCCAGAAGAG GTCAAGCAGACATTTACGGCTTTCCCTCCAGAtccctcaggtaacctggactaCAAGAACCTTGTTTATGTCATTACACATGGGGAAGAGAAGGACTAA
- the MYL10 gene encoding myosin regulatory light chain 10 isoform X3, which yields MARHKKEGGGSNVFSMFDQSQIQEFKEAFTIMDQNRDGFIDKADLRDTFAALGRMNVKNEELEEMIKEAPGAINFTVFLTMFGEKLKGTDPEEIILNAFRVFDREGKGYVKADYMKEMLMTQADRFTPEEVKQTFTAFPPDPSGNLDYKNLVYVITHGEEKD from the exons ATGGCAAGGCACAAGAAAGAAGGAGGCGGCTCCAACGTGTTCTCCATGTTTGACCAAAGCCAGATCCAAGAATTTAAAGAG GCATTTACAATCATGGATCAGAACAGAGATGGCTTCATTGACAAGGCGGACCTGAGAGACACCTTTGCTGCACTAG GTCGCATGAATGTCAAGAATGAAGAGTTAGAAGAGATGATAAAGGAAGCCCCGGGCGCCATCAACTTCACTGTCTTCCTTACTATGTTTGGGGAGAAGTTGAAAG GCACAGATCCAGAAGAGATCATTCTGAATGCTTTCAGGGTGTTTGACCGAGAAGGAAAAGGTTATGTTAAAGCAGACTA CATGAAAGAAATGCTCATGACGCAGGCAGACCGGTTCACTCCAGAAGAG GTCAAGCAGACATTTACGGCTTTCCCTCCAGAtccctcaggtaacctggactaCAAGAACCTTGTTTATGTCATTACACATGGGGAAGAGAAGGACTAA
- the LOC128336067 gene encoding uncharacterized protein LOC128336067 produces the protein MGSPERSLEDIVQETIVNPSPRKRYISTSSDDEKFPPAKRPEEEDQELYEIWQGILEDAAAESFGAQEGEDRGLDTLPLAIWNYTEPGNMHIRNPPAVRTHQPSHVTMQNFLGLQVDDSDYIPARKRRSAMKGLVRAGVYGILKYCLKNYMYDSCYGCMVQAGGQDSHECVTWTDRNVSRFIRTLSSRMCVKAVLHIIIIIAYSLKMLLLSSDTVNQTLNLISRVKGSDDPQAVLEAIPQQNDSRMLSFVNCVLEKRGYRQFLVPEIPE, from the exons atgggttccccagagagatccttggaggatattgtacaagaaacaattgtaaaCCCTAGCCCGAGAAAGCGGTATATtagtacaagttctgatgatgagaaattCCCACCAGCTAAGCGTCCCGAAGAAGAAGACCAAGaactttatgaaatctggcagggaatcttggaAGATGCAGCGGCAGAATCTTTTGGAGCTCAG GAGGGTGAGGACCGCGGCCTTGACACACTGCCTCTAGCAATATGGAACTATACAGAGCCCgggaacatgcatatcagg AATCCTCCCGCTGTGAGAACGCATCAACCCAGCCATGttactatgcagaatttcctaggactacaagtggatgattcagattacataccagcaaggaaaagACGTTCTGCTATGAAAGGCCTTGTCAGAGCGGGGgtatatggaattttaaaatactgcctgaagaaTTACATGTATGATTCATGCTACGGGTGTATGGTTCAAGCAGGGGGGCAAGACTCACATGAATGTGTTACTTGGACCGATAGAAATGTTTCCAGATTTATTAGAACATTGTCAtcaaggatgtgtgtgaaagcagtgctccacataattattataattgcTTACAGCTTGAAAATGTTATTGCTATCTAGTGATACCGTGAATCAGACTCTAAACCTCATCAGCAGGGTTAAGGGTTCTGATGACCCGCAGGCTGTGTTAGAAGCTATCCCACAACAGAACgattccagaatgctctcttttgtGAACTGTGTCCTCGAAAAAAGGGGATACAGACAGTTTCTTGTTCCAGAGATACCTGAATAA